The following are encoded together in the Proteiniphilum saccharofermentans genome:
- a CDS encoding DUF4922 domain-containing protein → MDLQTEIGHLFSAQQADWEQLKNGILQMDNLREREFAWGGDYQVKLQFNPARMVSTSASITKEALEKRPCFLCESNRPPQQRGIPFMEKYIILCNPFPILRNHITIPLHSHVPQRIRKKTEDMLTLAEQLPDYLIFYNGPKCGASAPDHFHLQAGLKTPLLMQGDNELRSCLQIESEKRSEAQELFEDVYQYLHQLQPEEAEPMMNVIAFTEDNKYKLHVFPRKAHRPGHYYEKGKKQLLISPGALDMAGLMICVREEDFEKISKQDIEDIYSQVSMPVI, encoded by the coding sequence ATGGATCTTCAAACGGAAATAGGCCATTTATTTTCTGCACAACAGGCAGACTGGGAGCAATTAAAAAATGGTATTTTACAGATGGATAATCTGCGGGAAAGAGAGTTTGCATGGGGAGGTGATTACCAGGTAAAACTACAGTTCAATCCTGCACGGATGGTCTCTACTTCAGCGTCTATCACTAAGGAAGCGCTTGAAAAGAGGCCCTGTTTTTTATGTGAAAGCAACCGACCTCCTCAACAAAGAGGGATTCCGTTCATGGAAAAATATATTATTCTCTGCAATCCGTTTCCCATACTTAGGAATCATATTACAATCCCCCTCCATTCACATGTACCCCAACGTATCCGTAAAAAAACGGAAGACATGCTCACACTGGCTGAACAACTCCCCGATTATCTGATCTTTTACAATGGCCCGAAATGTGGCGCATCAGCACCCGATCATTTCCATTTACAGGCAGGACTCAAAACTCCTTTGCTCATGCAAGGCGATAACGAACTTCGTTCATGCCTGCAAATCGAAAGTGAAAAAAGAAGTGAAGCACAAGAGCTTTTTGAGGATGTATATCAATACCTGCATCAACTGCAACCGGAAGAGGCGGAACCCATGATGAATGTAATCGCCTTTACGGAAGATAATAAATATAAACTCCACGTCTTTCCGCGTAAAGCACACCGTCCGGGACATTATTACGAAAAAGGGAAAAAACAATTGCTTATCAGCCCCGGTGCGCTTGATATGGCAGGACTGATGATATGTGTAAGAGAAGAGGATTTTGAGAAAATCAGCAAACAAGACATTGAAGATATTTACTCCCAGGTATCCATGCCTGTTATTTGA
- a CDS encoding DUF4348 domain-containing protein, with protein MKILNHIFFCLLAFFIFSCTEATEKKGRVAGKGGAETEANMADSGQEAISGEENFDQFIRKFSTQESFQLERIKFPINVIVPDDEDEGMAPMEETIGRYEWELLDLTYDSTYLTRPYDQYYQGVRYGKDTAVVEIRGINNGIYADYYFALIDRKWYLVTLYEASF; from the coding sequence ATGAAAATTTTGAATCATATCTTTTTTTGCTTGCTTGCCTTTTTCATTTTCTCCTGTACGGAGGCTACGGAAAAGAAAGGGCGTGTGGCGGGTAAAGGAGGGGCTGAAACGGAAGCAAACATGGCAGACAGTGGGCAGGAAGCTATCTCGGGTGAGGAAAATTTTGATCAGTTTATCCGTAAATTCAGTACCCAGGAGTCTTTCCAGTTGGAACGGATCAAGTTCCCGATCAACGTGATTGTCCCTGATGATGAAGATGAGGGAATGGCTCCTATGGAGGAGACAATCGGGAGATATGAATGGGAACTGCTCGATCTTACCTATGATAGTACTTACCTGACACGTCCTTACGATCAGTATTATCAAGGCGTACGCTACGGGAAAGATACCGCTGTGGTGGAGATCCGAGGAATCAACAATGGTATTTATGCCGATTACTACTTTGCATTGATTGATAGAAAGTGGTATCTGGTAACACTTTATGAAGCGTCATTTTAA
- the cdd gene encoding cytidine deaminase, with the protein MKEINLATKIAVYLLEECSEMEKKLIEAAKEATKNAYAPYSGFRVGAAVLLANGKIISGNNQENAAYPSGLCAERTTVFFANASYPDQKIVAIAVAAWHNGCFTDDVITPCGGCRQVLLEAENRFKEPMKVLMYGNKGVYMLGSAKDLLPLSFGDEMLK; encoded by the coding sequence ATGAAAGAAATCAATTTAGCCACAAAGATAGCTGTTTATCTTTTAGAGGAATGCTCCGAAATGGAAAAAAAACTTATCGAAGCGGCAAAAGAGGCCACAAAAAATGCATATGCTCCCTATTCGGGGTTTAGGGTAGGTGCCGCAGTTTTGTTGGCAAATGGCAAAATCATCTCAGGCAACAACCAGGAGAATGCAGCTTACCCATCGGGATTGTGTGCTGAGCGGACCACCGTTTTTTTTGCCAATGCCTCCTATCCTGATCAGAAAATTGTAGCCATCGCCGTAGCTGCCTGGCATAATGGATGCTTCACCGACGATGTGATCACGCCCTGCGGTGGTTGCCGGCAGGTGCTCTTGGAGGCGGAGAACCGCTTCAAGGAACCTATGAAGGTATTGATGTACGGCAACAAGGGCGTCTATATGCTCGGGAGTGCAAAAGACCTGTTACCGCTCAGTTTCGGAGATGAGATGTTAAAATGA
- a CDS encoding glucosaminidase domain-containing protein: MQNLFRKYRYILPLFVVFSFLFAPAHHLSAQARVSTYENYIRKYSDLAIEHMEKYKIPASITLAQGILESGAGMSDLARRSNNHFGIKCHRGWDGGTVYAADDTPNDCFRKYRSVEDSYQDHSEFLAYGSRYKTLFDLSVTDYKGWARGLQKLGYATDRAYANKLIKLIEDYELYRFDDKKYRKGVSRKERDEQRKREVARVTWTHQPYITHGLVYVVAVDGDTFANIAREFGFKEKDLLKFNEVPEDFPLSEGDIVYFQKKKTRADKPYEFHTVQVGESMYSISQKYGIQLRNLYRLNKKSYEYIPEEGDVLKLR, translated from the coding sequence ATGCAAAATTTGTTTCGCAAATATAGATATATTTTACCGCTCTTTGTCGTTTTCTCCTTTTTATTTGCTCCTGCACATCACCTTTCAGCACAGGCCAGGGTGAGTACTTATGAGAATTACATTCGTAAATACAGCGACCTGGCGATAGAGCATATGGAGAAATATAAAATACCTGCATCCATTACACTGGCGCAGGGAATACTTGAGTCGGGAGCGGGAATGAGTGACCTGGCTCGCCGTTCTAACAACCATTTCGGGATTAAATGTCATCGCGGATGGGATGGTGGAACGGTATATGCAGCCGACGATACGCCCAATGATTGCTTTCGGAAATATAGAAGTGTCGAGGATTCTTATCAGGATCACTCTGAGTTCTTGGCCTATGGCAGCCGTTATAAAACCTTGTTCGATCTCTCTGTTACTGATTACAAGGGATGGGCAAGGGGGCTTCAAAAGTTGGGTTATGCCACCGACAGGGCGTATGCCAATAAGTTGATAAAACTGATAGAGGATTATGAGCTCTACCGTTTTGATGATAAAAAATACCGGAAAGGGGTCAGTCGGAAGGAACGGGATGAGCAACGCAAAAGAGAAGTGGCACGGGTAACTTGGACGCATCAACCCTATATCACTCACGGTCTGGTATATGTGGTCGCGGTTGATGGTGATACATTCGCCAACATAGCCCGGGAATTCGGGTTCAAGGAAAAAGACCTGTTGAAATTCAACGAAGTCCCTGAAGATTTTCCCCTGAGTGAAGGAGATATTGTATATTTCCAGAAAAAGAAAACACGTGCCGATAAGCCCTATGAATTCCATACCGTACAGGTAGGGGAATCTATGTACAGTATTTCTCAAAAATATGGTATTCAACTGCGTAATTTATACCGGCTTAACAAGAAGAGCTACGAGTATATTCCTGAAGAGGGGGATGTGCTTAAATTGAGGTGA
- a CDS encoding DUF4290 domain-containing protein: MQYNTQLKKLALPEYGRNIQNMVDHCVGIENPEERKRCAYTVIDIMGSMFPHLRDVNNFKHILWDHLAIMSDFKLDIEYPYEVITREELNTPPGHLDYSRPTMQYRHYGKIMERMIKIAANMEEGEKKNYLVKLLLSQMKRSYSQWNKEADDQKIFHDLYLLSEGKIKIDSEEYVIPEVKVNTNRDKLKNIKYQRRK; this comes from the coding sequence ATGCAATACAACACACAATTGAAAAAGCTGGCACTGCCGGAATATGGGCGTAATATCCAGAATATGGTGGATCACTGCGTGGGAATTGAAAATCCCGAAGAGCGCAAAAGGTGTGCCTATACCGTTATCGATATTATGGGGAGTATGTTTCCTCACCTTCGTGATGTGAACAATTTCAAACATATTCTGTGGGATCATCTGGCCATTATGTCCGATTTTAAGCTCGATATTGAATACCCCTATGAAGTGATTACCAGGGAGGAACTGAATACCCCTCCCGGACATCTTGATTATAGCAGGCCTACAATGCAATATCGCCATTATGGCAAGATCATGGAAAGAATGATCAAGATCGCCGCCAATATGGAGGAAGGGGAGAAGAAAAATTATCTGGTGAAGCTGTTACTCAGCCAGATGAAGCGCTCTTATTCCCAATGGAACAAGGAGGCGGATGATCAGAAGATATTTCACGACCTCTACCTACTATCGGAAGGCAAAATAAAGATTGACTCGGAAGAGTATGTGATTCCCGAGGTGAAAGTAAATACCAACCGGGATAAGCTGAAAAACATCAAATATCAACGTAGAAAATAA
- the rimM gene encoding ribosome maturation factor RimM (Essential for efficient processing of 16S rRNA), giving the protein MISRKDILQVGSTQKPYGIKGEIVIRFRKAEYADIDTEYYFLEIEGIPVPFFVEEFTYSTDVTARVKLEDVDDETAAARYVNTDIYLPRDLVKLQAEQETADWDYFTGFTVIDQYGKRLGIIEEVDNSTMNVLFVVKNDQKEYLIPATEDFIEAIDEEENLIEMFLPDGLIEE; this is encoded by the coding sequence GTGATTTCCAGGAAAGATATCCTTCAGGTTGGGAGTACACAGAAACCATACGGAATAAAGGGTGAAATCGTTATCCGGTTCCGTAAGGCTGAGTATGCCGATATAGATACGGAATACTATTTTCTGGAGATAGAGGGTATTCCCGTACCCTTCTTTGTGGAGGAATTTACCTACTCAACCGATGTAACAGCCCGGGTGAAGTTAGAAGATGTCGACGATGAGACAGCGGCGGCACGATATGTCAACACAGATATTTATCTTCCACGCGACTTGGTGAAATTGCAGGCAGAGCAGGAGACGGCCGATTGGGATTACTTTACGGGTTTTACAGTCATTGATCAGTATGGAAAGCGACTGGGTATTATAGAAGAAGTGGACAATTCCACCATGAATGTACTCTTTGTCGTGAAAAATGATCAAAAGGAATATCTGATCCCGGCTACCGAGGATTTCATAGAAGCTATTGATGAAGAGGAGAATCTGATAGAGATGTTTCTTCCGGATGGACTGATCGAAGAGTGA
- a CDS encoding 1-deoxy-D-xylulose-5-phosphate reductoisomerase produces the protein MEDGKRNIAILGSTGSIGTQALEVISRHPDRFGAYALVANNRVELLIEQARIYLPEVVVIANESKYDQLKDALSDLPIKVWCGSKAIEQVVQDEPIDMVLTAMVGFSGLQPTINAIKAGKTIALANKETLVVAGELITSLALKHRTPILPVDSEHSAIFQCLNGEGDNRIEKILLTASGGPFRTFSKERLLYVTRKEALAHPNWSMGEKVTIDSSTLINKGLEVIEAKWLFGVEPSQIEVLIHPQSIIHSMVQFEDRSVIAQLGDPDMRMPIQYAFSYPVRLRSDIRPLDFLELSQLTFEAPDTDRFPGLLFAYEAIAAGGNMPCILNAANEVAVELFLQEKIGYMQMSHLIEKTMQKVSFVQSPSLSDYLQSDAEARVITREQIIEFTN, from the coding sequence ATGGAAGATGGAAAACGAAATATTGCCATTTTAGGTTCAACAGGTTCAATCGGCACGCAGGCGTTGGAAGTTATCTCCCGTCACCCGGACCGGTTTGGAGCTTATGCGCTGGTTGCCAATAACCGGGTTGAGTTACTTATAGAGCAGGCTCGGATTTATCTCCCCGAAGTAGTGGTGATTGCCAACGAATCGAAATATGATCAATTGAAAGATGCGTTGAGTGACCTGCCCATTAAGGTATGGTGTGGAAGCAAGGCCATCGAGCAGGTGGTGCAGGATGAACCGATCGATATGGTACTTACAGCTATGGTCGGTTTTTCGGGTCTGCAGCCTACAATAAATGCGATAAAAGCCGGAAAGACCATTGCTCTGGCCAATAAGGAGACATTGGTCGTAGCCGGAGAATTGATCACTTCGTTGGCACTAAAGCATAGAACACCTATCCTGCCGGTAGATTCGGAACATTCAGCTATTTTTCAGTGTTTGAACGGTGAGGGTGATAACAGAATCGAAAAAATATTGCTTACCGCTTCGGGAGGACCTTTCCGCACTTTCTCAAAAGAGCGGTTGCTATATGTGACCAGGAAAGAAGCGCTGGCTCATCCTAACTGGAGTATGGGTGAAAAAGTGACCATCGACTCATCTACCCTTATCAACAAAGGGTTAGAGGTGATTGAGGCGAAATGGTTGTTTGGGGTGGAACCGTCTCAGATTGAAGTACTCATACATCCCCAGTCCATCATTCACTCTATGGTACAGTTCGAAGACCGCTCTGTGATAGCCCAGTTGGGAGATCCCGATATGCGTATGCCTATCCAGTATGCCTTTTCATATCCGGTCAGGCTCAGGTCGGATATCAGGCCGCTGGACTTCCTCGAATTGTCGCAGCTGACATTTGAAGCGCCCGACACGGATAGATTTCCCGGTCTTTTGTTTGCTTATGAGGCGATTGCAGCAGGCGGGAATATGCCCTGTATACTGAACGCTGCTAACGAAGTGGCGGTGGAACTGTTCTTACAGGAAAAAATAGGCTATATGCAAATGAGCCATTTGATAGAAAAAACCATGCAGAAAGTATCGTTCGTGCAATCACCGTCGTTAAGTGACTATTTGCAAAGCGATGCAGAAGCAAGAGTAATAACAAGAGAACAAATAATTGAATTTACTAATTGA
- the rseP gene encoding RIP metalloprotease RseP — protein sequence METFLIKALQLILSLSILVVVHEFGHYIFARMFKIRVEKFYLFFDPWFALFRYKPKNSHTEYGIGWLPLGGYVKIAGMIDESMDKEQMSRPAEPWEFRSKPAGQRLLVMVAGVVFNLLLAFFIYSMVLFTWNDTYLPLKNVTQGMEFSQAAHRAGFQDGDILLRADNKELQRFGVRTLLDVANAEKVTVLRNGEEVQLTMQEGLMENLLKDKEGFAVERIPAVVYQTMEGSAADRAGLTTGDSIVGVNGMATPVFSDLRAVLDDNRNQQVTLDYYRNGTLQTATIEVDSAGTLGFYAMGLGQVYQTVTIEYGFFESFPAGVRLGIQTLKDYVAQFKYVFTKAGASSLGGFGAIGNLFPAQWNWQAFWMMTAFLSVILAFMNILPIPALDGGHVMFLIYEVITRRKPNEKFMEYAQVAGMILLLGLVLYANGMDVVRAIFN from the coding sequence ATGGAGACATTTTTAATTAAGGCGTTACAACTCATCTTGAGTTTGTCGATATTGGTGGTTGTACACGAGTTCGGACATTATATCTTTGCGAGGATGTTCAAGATAAGGGTCGAGAAATTTTATCTTTTCTTTGATCCCTGGTTCGCACTCTTCCGCTACAAACCCAAAAACAGCCATACCGAATATGGTATCGGTTGGTTACCCCTGGGTGGTTATGTGAAAATAGCAGGAATGATCGATGAGTCGATGGACAAGGAACAGATGTCGCGTCCCGCAGAGCCGTGGGAATTTCGCTCTAAACCTGCAGGCCAACGACTGCTGGTAATGGTTGCAGGTGTAGTTTTCAACCTGTTGCTGGCATTTTTTATCTACTCTATGGTGCTCTTTACCTGGAATGATACCTATCTTCCCCTGAAAAATGTGACTCAAGGGATGGAGTTCAGCCAGGCGGCACACCGGGCAGGCTTTCAGGACGGGGATATTTTGCTCAGGGCCGACAATAAGGAACTGCAACGCTTCGGTGTGCGTACACTGCTTGATGTAGCCAATGCAGAAAAGGTGACAGTATTGCGTAATGGTGAGGAAGTGCAACTGACCATGCAGGAAGGATTGATGGAAAACCTGCTGAAAGATAAAGAAGGGTTTGCCGTTGAGAGGATACCTGCCGTTGTATATCAGACAATGGAGGGAAGTGCCGCCGATCGGGCGGGACTGACTACCGGTGACAGTATTGTGGGGGTGAACGGTATGGCTACACCGGTTTTCAGTGACCTGCGGGCGGTCCTCGACGACAATCGCAACCAACAGGTTACGCTCGATTATTACCGGAACGGAACATTACAAACCGCAACTATAGAGGTGGATTCAGCCGGAACTTTAGGTTTCTATGCAATGGGATTGGGACAGGTTTATCAGACCGTTACGATTGAGTATGGATTCTTCGAGTCATTCCCGGCAGGGGTCAGATTGGGTATACAGACATTGAAGGATTACGTGGCACAGTTCAAATATGTGTTCACCAAAGCGGGTGCTTCTTCTTTAGGCGGATTTGGGGCGATCGGAAACCTTTTCCCCGCACAGTGGAACTGGCAGGCATTCTGGATGATGACCGCCTTCCTGTCGGTGATCCTCGCTTTTATGAATATCCTGCCTATTCCGGCCCTCGACGGTGGCCATGTGATGTTCCTTATTTATGAGGTGATTACCCGGCGGAAGCCCAACGAGAAATTTATGGAGTATGCCCAGGTGGCAGGTATGATCCTGCTTTTAGGATTGGTGCTGTATGCAAACGGTATGGATGTGGTCAGGGCTATTTTTAATTAG
- a CDS encoding methylenetetrahydrofolate reductase translates to MRVSELINNTGKTAFSFELLPPLKGNSIQQVYNAIDRLKEFDPKYINITTHHSESIYKEDENGTYRKVNVRRRPGSVAIAAAIQNKYGIRAVPHIISQGFSREETEYALIDLSFLGVTDLLLLRGDTKKLDAEQRKMDCHQHATGLQEQVNNFNEGITFDGSSFTPPEEPFSYGMACYPEKHEESPNMESEIYYTKMKVDNGAEYLVTQMFFDNSKYFDFVKRCREVGINVPIVPGIKPIHLKNQLTALPRIFRSDIPEELAVALRKCKDDDEAKEVGVEWCITQCKELIRNQVPSIHFYSLMATESVRRVAEEIY, encoded by the coding sequence ATGAGGGTTTCGGAATTAATTAACAATACAGGGAAGACTGCTTTTTCATTCGAACTATTACCCCCGTTGAAGGGAAACAGTATTCAGCAGGTGTACAATGCTATCGACCGCCTGAAGGAGTTCGACCCGAAATATATCAATATAACTACACACCACAGTGAAAGTATTTATAAGGAAGATGAGAACGGTACTTACCGGAAAGTGAATGTACGGAGACGTCCCGGATCAGTAGCCATCGCTGCAGCAATACAAAACAAATACGGGATACGGGCAGTACCTCATATCATTTCCCAGGGTTTTTCGAGAGAAGAGACCGAATATGCATTGATAGACCTCTCCTTTTTGGGAGTTACCGATTTGCTGTTACTTAGGGGTGATACAAAAAAACTGGATGCAGAACAGCGGAAAATGGATTGCCATCAACATGCTACCGGTCTTCAGGAGCAGGTGAATAACTTCAATGAAGGGATTACATTTGACGGATCCTCGTTCACTCCCCCTGAAGAGCCTTTCTCTTATGGTATGGCCTGCTATCCCGAAAAACATGAGGAGTCGCCCAATATGGAGTCGGAGATCTATTATACCAAAATGAAGGTGGATAATGGTGCCGAATATCTTGTGACTCAGATGTTTTTCGATAATAGCAAATACTTTGACTTCGTGAAACGCTGTCGTGAAGTAGGGATCAATGTACCTATTGTTCCCGGGATCAAACCAATCCATCTGAAGAATCAACTTACGGCACTGCCCCGTATCTTCCGTTCTGATATTCCCGAAGAACTGGCTGTAGCGCTTCGTAAGTGTAAAGATGATGATGAGGCAAAAGAGGTAGGTGTGGAATGGTGTATTACGCAGTGTAAGGAGCTGATCCGCAATCAGGTTCCCAGCATTCATTTCTATTCATTGATGGCAACTGAGAGCGTACGTAGGGTAGCAGAGGAGATATACTGA
- a CDS encoding DNA polymerase III subunit: MYFRDVIGLHDVKEHLINSVGKGFIPHARIFYGPEGVGKLPLAIAYARYLNCSNRGAEDACGECPSCHKFDKLAHPDLHFVFPVVKSKVSDQYLPQWREFLSEHRYFNLNDWLNFIDAQNAQGIIYSKESDEIIRKLNLKVYEAPYKIMVIWLPEKMHEACANKLLKLVEEPPEYTIFLLVSEDRENVLQTIWSRCQPLHIRAIEKDEMVVALQQKFGLDNEKARSTAHIANGSFTKAIEIIQASEHTEYFFELFRQMMRNAFSGKIKAIKEIAFEIAGIGREMQKSFLLYSLRLFREYFVSNLHEPGMVYLNNDEWQFGERFAPFINEKNIESLSEEFSLAYRQIEQNGNAKIIFLDLCLKVTMFLRK; this comes from the coding sequence ATGTATTTTCGCGATGTCATAGGGCTCCACGATGTAAAAGAACACCTGATCAATTCGGTGGGGAAGGGATTTATTCCTCATGCCCGTATCTTTTACGGACCGGAAGGAGTGGGGAAGTTGCCCCTGGCCATCGCTTACGCCAGATATCTGAATTGCAGCAACCGGGGTGCCGAAGATGCTTGTGGTGAATGTCCGTCGTGCCATAAATTTGATAAACTGGCACATCCCGACCTGCACTTTGTATTTCCCGTAGTGAAATCAAAAGTGAGTGACCAGTACCTGCCTCAATGGAGGGAATTCCTGTCGGAGCATCGCTATTTCAATCTGAACGACTGGCTCAACTTTATTGATGCTCAAAATGCGCAGGGAATTATCTATTCCAAAGAGAGCGATGAGATCATCCGCAAACTCAATCTTAAAGTGTATGAGGCACCATACAAGATCATGGTCATATGGCTACCGGAGAAAATGCATGAGGCGTGTGCCAATAAGTTGCTGAAGCTGGTTGAGGAACCACCCGAGTATACAATTTTCCTTTTGGTTTCAGAGGATAGGGAAAATGTACTGCAGACCATCTGGTCGCGCTGCCAGCCGCTGCATATCCGTGCCATAGAAAAAGATGAGATGGTGGTGGCATTGCAACAGAAATTCGGATTGGACAATGAAAAAGCTCGCTCAACGGCGCATATAGCCAATGGTAGTTTCACCAAAGCTATCGAAATAATACAGGCATCCGAACATACCGAATACTTTTTTGAACTATTCAGGCAGATGATGCGCAACGCTTTCTCCGGCAAAATTAAGGCCATTAAAGAGATTGCTTTTGAGATTGCCGGGATCGGCCGGGAAATGCAGAAAAGCTTCCTACTCTATTCGTTGAGACTGTTCAGGGAATATTTTGTGAGTAATCTTCATGAACCGGGAATGGTATACCTGAACAATGACGAGTGGCAGTTCGGCGAACGGTTTGCCCCTTTCATCAACGAAAAAAATATAGAATCTTTGAGCGAGGAGTTTTCTCTTGCTTACCGCCAGATAGAACAAAATGGCAATGCTAAAATTATTTTCCTTGATCTTTGTCTGAAAGTGACGATGTTTTTAAGAAAATAA
- a CDS encoding gliding motility lipoprotein GldH, with product MRTKSNIFILFAGLLFAILISCSGGEAYSRFHHIEDGKWYRDSVLVFKIDSLLPPPAVEYNVTVELTTNRSYLYRDLWLFIDHNLTDSLFHTDTLRCILADEHGKWLGGSVGGLNQLSLPYRSFIPRDSACSYQLVIRHGMEEELLRGVERVGIEMVEMNRSYR from the coding sequence GTGAGGACAAAGAGTAATATCTTTATACTATTTGCAGGCCTTCTTTTTGCCATTCTTATCTCCTGTTCGGGAGGAGAGGCCTATTCCCGGTTTCACCATATTGAAGACGGGAAGTGGTATCGTGACTCTGTGCTTGTTTTTAAGATTGACTCATTGCTACCTCCTCCCGCTGTGGAATATAATGTGACAGTGGAGCTGACGACCAATCGCAGTTACCTTTACCGGGATCTCTGGTTATTTATAGATCACAACCTGACGGATTCTCTTTTCCATACCGATACCCTTCGTTGTATCTTAGCCGATGAACATGGGAAATGGCTGGGAGGTAGCGTCGGAGGATTGAACCAGTTGTCTTTGCCTTACCGTAGTTTCATTCCACGGGATTCGGCCTGTAGCTACCAACTTGTAATCCGCCACGGAATGGAGGAAGAACTGTTACGTGGGGTGGAAAGAGTGGGAATTGAGATGGTAGAGATGAATAGAAGTTATCGATAA
- a CDS encoding Rossmann-like and DUF2520 domain-containing protein — MEIVVLGSGNVATHMAVALNRAGHKIVQVYSRTIKNAEQLASKVGAEPISGLDAIHCSAELYIFSVKDDSLPDIVSQMPPTTGVWAHTAGSIPVSVLSPHKERGVLYPLQTFSRDRTLNFRDIPLFIEGESEETVALLKELAETISGNVHLLSGDKRRFLHLAAVFACNFTNHMYALASEIMDEEGISYHLLNPLITETAAKATKMDPHTAQTGPAVRFDEKVIRKHQELLNDPRKREIYALLSRSIHKTHQ, encoded by the coding sequence ATGGAGATTGTAGTCCTGGGATCAGGTAATGTGGCTACCCATATGGCCGTGGCGCTAAATAGAGCGGGTCACAAGATTGTACAGGTGTATAGTCGAACTATAAAGAATGCGGAACAGCTTGCCTCTAAGGTTGGTGCCGAACCGATCAGTGGCTTGGATGCTATCCATTGCTCTGCCGAACTCTATATTTTTTCAGTAAAGGATGATTCCCTGCCGGATATCGTATCCCAAATGCCGCCGACTACAGGTGTATGGGCACATACGGCAGGAAGTATTCCTGTCTCGGTACTTTCTCCGCATAAGGAAAGGGGAGTGCTTTATCCGTTACAGACATTCAGCAGGGACAGAACACTGAATTTTAGGGATATTCCACTCTTTATAGAGGGGGAAAGTGAAGAGACAGTTGCTCTATTGAAGGAATTGGCTGAAACGATATCCGGAAACGTCCATCTGCTTTCCGGCGATAAACGGCGTTTCCTTCACCTTGCAGCCGTTTTTGCCTGTAATTTTACCAATCATATGTATGCACTCGCATCAGAAATAATGGATGAAGAGGGAATTTCATATCATCTGTTGAATCCTTTGATCACTGAAACAGCTGCCAAAGCGACGAAGATGGATCCCCATACAGCACAAACAGGCCCTGCTGTCCGGTTCGATGAAAAAGTAATCCGCAAACATCAGGAGCTGTTAAATGACCCTCGGAAGAGGGAAATTTATGCCCTGCTGAGCAGAAGTATTCACAAGACTCATCAATAG
- a CDS encoding 4Fe-4S dicluster domain-containing protein yields MGKVKGYVEVNTGRCKGCNLCVVSCPTDTLDLQPREVNDRGYHYAYMKSPDDCIGCANCGFVCPEGCITVYRKKMV; encoded by the coding sequence ATGGGAAAAGTCAAGGGTTATGTGGAGGTGAATACGGGTCGCTGTAAGGGTTGTAATCTCTGCGTTGTATCGTGCCCTACCGATACATTAGATTTACAGCCGCGCGAAGTGAATGACCGCGGATATCATTATGCCTATATGAAGAGTCCCGATGATTGTATCGGATGCGCGAACTGTGGATTTGTATGTCCGGAAGGATGTATTACGGTCTATCGGAAGAAGATGGTATGA